A stretch of Lactiplantibacillus brownii DNA encodes these proteins:
- a CDS encoding MDR family MFS transporter, whose protein sequence is MQQRKTNVVAVTIAIYVATFMSAIEGTIVSTALPTIVGDLHGVALMNWVFSIYLLTNAMMTPIYGKLTDLVGRKPVMQAGLIIFIVGSMMSGLSDSMPVLIFWRAVQGIGAGALMPVSMTIIADIYSFERRAKVLGFNSSAWGIASVLAPLIGGLIVDKLSWHWIFFINVPVGLITLFLFQFYLREPKRHNNVKVDYLGSFWLMLFLLCLMLSFQLLGNATISWAAVIIAWVVSGLSLWLFIRRESHTPEPVISLQLFKNHTFVIQNAVAALISGFLMAVEVYIPTWTQGILGVPASLAGFAVTPSSLMWIIGSFVTGRLLAKWAPRRILYLSLVFILVTGVCLALIPVSTPFIWFFAITAVGGIGFGITITATTVTSQHLVSPKNVGVATSFNTLSRTIGQTLMISIFGIALNVGMNRGISQHPGTNMAMMNKLINPQTATELPAKLLPTLRGILYTGLHWVYLIGLALIIFAFIVNSFDRGKQMTAAQHAERLKRE, encoded by the coding sequence ATGCAACAACGTAAAACGAACGTGGTGGCGGTAACCATTGCCATCTACGTTGCGACATTTATGAGCGCCATTGAAGGAACTATTGTGTCAACGGCGTTACCAACGATTGTCGGGGATCTCCATGGCGTGGCCTTGATGAATTGGGTCTTTTCAATTTATTTGTTGACCAATGCCATGATGACGCCAATTTATGGTAAGCTAACCGATTTGGTTGGTCGCAAGCCAGTGATGCAAGCGGGGCTAATAATTTTCATCGTAGGGTCAATGATGAGTGGCTTATCAGACTCGATGCCAGTATTGATCTTCTGGCGCGCCGTCCAAGGTATCGGTGCGGGCGCATTAATGCCAGTTTCAATGACGATCATTGCGGATATTTATTCCTTTGAACGCCGCGCAAAAGTGTTGGGTTTTAACAGTTCTGCTTGGGGTATTGCTTCGGTTTTAGCCCCATTGATTGGTGGGTTAATCGTTGATAAATTGAGTTGGCACTGGATCTTCTTTATTAACGTGCCAGTTGGTTTGATTACCTTATTTTTATTCCAATTTTATTTACGAGAACCTAAACGGCATAATAATGTCAAAGTGGATTACCTTGGGAGTTTTTGGTTAATGCTATTTTTGCTCTGCTTAATGCTGAGCTTCCAATTATTGGGTAATGCAACCATCAGTTGGGCCGCGGTTATCATTGCTTGGGTCGTGAGTGGTCTAAGCTTGTGGCTGTTCATTCGGCGCGAAAGTCATACGCCAGAACCCGTTATTTCGTTGCAATTGTTTAAGAATCACACCTTCGTGATTCAAAATGCCGTCGCCGCCTTGATTAGTGGTTTCTTGATGGCGGTAGAAGTTTATATTCCAACTTGGACACAGGGGATTCTTGGTGTCCCAGCTTCCTTAGCCGGTTTTGCCGTTACCCCAAGTTCTTTAATGTGGATTATTGGGTCATTTGTCACGGGTCGCTTATTAGCAAAATGGGCACCACGACGAATTCTCTATCTGAGCTTGGTTTTCATTCTGGTAACGGGTGTTTGTTTAGCCTTGATTCCAGTCTCAACGCCGTTTATTTGGTTCTTTGCCATCACAGCGGTCGGTGGGATCGGTTTTGGGATTACCATTACGGCGACAACTGTCACGTCACAACATCTTGTTTCACCCAAAAATGTTGGTGTGGCGACCTCGTTTAATACCCTAAGTCGGACGATTGGTCAGACTTTGATGATCTCAATCTTTGGGATCGCCTTAAATGTCGGAATGAATCGTGGTATCTCACAGCATCCCGGAACGAACATGGCGATGATGAATAAATTGATTAATCCACAAACTGCCACAGAATTGCCAGCCAAATTATTACCAACATTGCGCGGCATTTTATATACCGGTTTACACTGGGTTTATTTAATCGGGTTGGCCTTGATCATCTTCGCGTTTATCGTGAATAGTTTTGATCGTGGCAAACAGATGACTGCCGCACAACATGCGGAACGATTGAAGCGAGAATAG
- the mmuM gene encoding homocysteine S-methyltransferase — MQVSSMKTLLQRGPVVSDGAMATELEKRGVDTDSALWSATAMIDHAAAIYAVHQSYFAAGAQLATTNTYQANVPAFVTAGLTAESARKLTQQAVQIAKQARDDYAAQHADFTGLVAGSIGPYGAYLADGSEYTGAYQLSKTAYQAFHRERLQLVTGMGVDVLALETMPNFEEVQALVSLVTTEFPTQDYWVSFSLKDPATLCDGTSLAVAAKWVAVQPRVVAVGVNCTSLENIEPALTILRAAVTIPLIVYPNSGDEYDPVTKTWQATNLSHTFDSFVPKWLAAGAQIIGGCCRTTPSDIATVHRLLSR, encoded by the coding sequence ATGCAAGTTTCATCAATGAAAACGTTATTACAGCGCGGCCCGGTCGTCTCGGATGGTGCGATGGCAACGGAATTAGAAAAACGTGGGGTGGATACTGACAGTGCTTTATGGTCAGCTACAGCGATGATCGATCATGCGGCTGCCATTTATGCGGTCCATCAAAGTTATTTTGCAGCCGGGGCGCAATTGGCGACAACCAACACCTACCAAGCTAATGTACCAGCTTTTGTGACTGCCGGCCTTACCGCTGAATCGGCTCGTAAGTTAACCCAACAAGCCGTGCAAATTGCCAAACAGGCACGGGACGATTATGCGGCCCAACATGCCGACTTTACAGGCTTAGTGGCAGGGAGTATTGGACCATACGGCGCCTATTTGGCGGATGGCAGCGAATATACCGGTGCTTATCAACTGAGCAAAACAGCGTATCAAGCCTTTCACCGCGAACGTCTCCAATTAGTGACTGGGATGGGTGTCGATGTTTTGGCGTTAGAAACGATGCCTAATTTTGAGGAAGTTCAAGCGTTAGTTTCACTAGTGACGACTGAATTTCCAACTCAAGATTATTGGGTCAGTTTTAGTCTGAAAGATCCAGCAACTTTATGTGATGGGACCTCTTTAGCCGTTGCTGCCAAATGGGTTGCCGTCCAGCCACGGGTTGTGGCCGTGGGGGTCAACTGTACCAGTCTAGAAAATATTGAACCAGCATTAACCATTTTAAGGGCCGCGGTGACGATTCCCTTAATCGTTTATCCCAATTCAGGGGATGAGTATGATCCAGTGACTAAGACTTGGCAGGCCACGAATCTAAGTCATACTTTTGATAGCTTTGTTCCCAAGTGGTTAGCGGCCGGGGCACAAATTATCGGTGGGTGTTGTCGTACGACACCGAGTGATATTGCAACAGTCCATCGTTTACTTTCACGATAA
- the metK gene encoding methionine adenosyltransferase: MSERHLFTSESVSEGHPDKIADQISDAILDAMLEQDPQARVAVETSVTTGLVLVFGEVSTKAYVDIQKVVRDTIKSIGYVDGQYGFDGDNCAVLVSLDEQSPDIAQGVDDSLETREGDEDPLDKIGAGDQGMMFGYAINETPELMPLPIALSHRLMRKIAELRKNGTIKWLRPDAKAQVTVEYDEQNQPQRVDTVVLSTQHDPDVDLATIRQTVIDQVIKAVIPASLLDAKTKYLVNPTGRFVIGGPQGDAGLTGRKVIVDTYGGFAHHGGGAFSGKDATKVDRSASYAARYIAKNIVAAKLADRVEVQLAYAIGVAEPVSIAVDTAGTGKVSEEALIAAIRKNFDLRPAGIIKMLDLQRPIYRQTAAYGHFGRTDIDLPWEHTDKVDALQAEFSEVELNK; this comes from the coding sequence GTGAGTGAAAGACACCTATTTACATCTGAATCCGTTTCTGAGGGCCATCCTGATAAAATCGCGGATCAAATCAGTGACGCTATTCTAGATGCTATGTTGGAACAAGACCCGCAAGCCCGGGTTGCCGTTGAAACTTCTGTGACAACGGGATTAGTGCTCGTCTTTGGTGAAGTATCGACCAAAGCCTACGTAGATATTCAAAAGGTCGTGCGTGACACGATCAAGTCAATTGGCTATGTTGATGGCCAATATGGCTTCGACGGTGACAACTGTGCCGTTTTGGTTTCATTGGACGAACAATCACCTGATATCGCGCAAGGGGTCGATGATTCCTTGGAAACCCGTGAAGGTGACGAGGATCCATTGGATAAGATTGGTGCTGGCGATCAAGGGATGATGTTTGGCTATGCCATTAACGAAACGCCCGAACTCATGCCACTACCCATTGCATTGAGCCATCGTTTGATGCGTAAGATTGCTGAGTTGCGTAAGAACGGGACCATCAAATGGTTACGGCCTGATGCTAAAGCCCAAGTGACGGTGGAATATGATGAACAAAACCAACCACAACGTGTGGATACGGTTGTGTTATCAACCCAGCATGATCCTGATGTTGATTTAGCGACCATCCGTCAAACGGTGATCGATCAAGTCATCAAAGCAGTTATCCCAGCCAGTTTGTTGGATGCGAAGACGAAATACTTGGTTAACCCAACCGGTCGTTTCGTCATCGGTGGGCCACAAGGGGATGCCGGTTTAACTGGTCGAAAAGTTATCGTGGATACCTATGGTGGTTTTGCCCATCATGGTGGCGGGGCATTTTCTGGTAAGGATGCGACCAAGGTCGACCGTTCAGCCAGTTATGCCGCACGTTACATTGCCAAAAACATTGTGGCTGCCAAGTTAGCTGATCGGGTTGAAGTCCAATTAGCTTACGCCATTGGTGTTGCGGAACCCGTATCAATCGCGGTTGATACGGCAGGGACTGGTAAGGTCAGTGAAGAAGCTTTAATTGCGGCTATCCGTAAAAACTTTGATCTGCGTCCAGCCGGCATTATTAAGATGTTGGACTTACAACGTCCAATTTACCGTCAAACGGCGGCGTATGGTCATTTTGGTCGAACAGACATTGACTTACCATGGGAACACACGGATAAAGTTGATGCCTTACAAGCTGAATTCAGTGAAGTTGAACTTAATAAATAA
- the hemH gene encoding ferrochelatase, whose amino-acid sequence MEKGLLLVNLGSPATPETADVKQYLKVFLSDPSVIEMPAALWQPLLRGIILPLRAWRSATFYRDSWLPAGSPLIVHTQAIRDLVQADLPDFDVRLAMTYGQPNIATTLKSMAAAGCQQTIVLPLFPQFTQSTHQGIISQAEAAGVPITIIKHFYEEPVYLQLLAHKVWQAYQQHHYDAVIFSYHSIPTAMVRHGDPYQQECLATTAKTCALLPDLPADKVITAYQSKFGPMPWLKPYLKNELMQLVELGKRDVLIVTPSFVVDCLETIEEDYVQNYQTFKATGGDRFDLVSPMNADPKFSQFLADLARRWWEAQSQHVETN is encoded by the coding sequence ATGGAAAAGGGTTTATTATTAGTCAATCTTGGTTCGCCGGCAACACCCGAAACTGCGGATGTGAAGCAATATTTGAAAGTATTCTTGAGTGACCCCAGCGTGATCGAAATGCCGGCCGCGCTTTGGCAACCCCTGCTACGAGGGATTATTTTACCATTACGGGCTTGGCGTTCGGCGACTTTTTATCGCGACAGTTGGTTGCCCGCTGGTTCGCCATTAATTGTCCATACGCAAGCGATTCGTGACCTAGTCCAAGCCGACCTGCCCGATTTTGATGTACGCCTTGCCATGACTTATGGTCAGCCCAACATTGCCACAACCTTGAAATCAATGGCCGCCGCTGGTTGTCAACAAACGATTGTCTTGCCGCTTTTCCCACAATTCACTCAAAGTACGCATCAAGGTATCATTAGCCAAGCCGAAGCAGCCGGCGTCCCCATCACCATTATTAAACATTTTTATGAAGAGCCCGTTTATTTGCAGTTGCTAGCTCACAAAGTGTGGCAGGCTTATCAACAACATCATTATGATGCGGTTATTTTTAGCTACCATAGTATCCCAACCGCAATGGTCCGCCATGGCGATCCGTATCAACAAGAATGTCTCGCCACCACGGCCAAAACTTGCGCCCTTTTACCGGACTTACCAGCAGATAAAGTGATCACCGCTTATCAATCCAAATTTGGCCCAATGCCGTGGCTAAAGCCTTATTTAAAAAATGAATTAATGCAACTGGTCGAACTTGGTAAACGTGACGTTCTCATTGTGACCCCTTCATTTGTGGTGGACTGTTTGGAAACCATTGAGGAAGACTATGTTCAAAATTATCAGACCTTTAAAGCTACCGGCGGCGATCGTTTTGACCTCGTTTCACCAATGAACGCTGATCCTAAATTCAGCCAATTTTTAGCCGACTTAGCACGGCGTTGGTGGGAGGCGCAATCGCAACATGTCGAAACCAACTGA
- a CDS encoding amino acid permease has protein sequence MSKQTHLNRQMESRHVLMISLGGVIGTGLFLSSGYTIHQAGPVGTLLAYTIGAILVYLVMLCLGELAVAMPYTGAFHVYAKKYIGPGTGFTVAILYWLTWTIALGSEFTAAGLIMQTWFPHSPTWLWSLLFMVVIFTVNAMSVRWFAEAEFWFASIKVVAIIAFIVLGSLAIVGWLPLHGQSTAPLLSNYTKNGWFPNGFGGVFTTMLTVNFAFSGTELIGITAGETKDPAHTIPTAIRTTLWRLIIFFVGSMFVMAALIPYQQAGVTQSPFVLVFKEMGIPYAADIMNFVVLTAIMSAANSGLYASTRMLWSLANEGTIPKIFKRTTKREVPLVALITSMLGGILALLSSVYAAGSVYLVLVSISGLAVVIVWMAIALSELNFRKAYLKSGKKLADLTYKTPGYPVVPWLAFILSGLSCLLIWFDPNQRIALYYTVPFVLICYLGYYVSQKLKSHKEG, from the coding sequence ATGTCAAAACAAACACATTTGAACCGACAAATGGAATCGCGACACGTCTTGATGATTTCACTTGGTGGCGTGATTGGGACCGGGCTGTTTCTAAGTTCAGGCTATACCATTCACCAAGCTGGTCCAGTCGGGACTTTATTGGCCTATACGATTGGGGCTATTCTGGTCTACCTCGTCATGTTGTGCCTTGGTGAGCTCGCCGTCGCCATGCCCTATACAGGGGCTTTTCACGTTTATGCCAAAAAATATATTGGTCCAGGGACCGGCTTTACGGTCGCCATTTTATATTGGCTCACCTGGACAATTGCCCTAGGTTCCGAGTTCACCGCAGCTGGCCTGATTATGCAAACCTGGTTTCCACACAGTCCAACTTGGCTCTGGAGTCTCCTCTTCATGGTCGTTATTTTCACCGTCAATGCGATGTCCGTCCGCTGGTTCGCTGAAGCGGAATTTTGGTTTGCCAGCATCAAAGTAGTTGCAATTATCGCGTTTATTGTACTTGGCAGTTTAGCAATTGTCGGCTGGTTACCTTTGCATGGGCAGTCAACCGCACCTTTATTATCTAATTACACGAAAAATGGTTGGTTTCCGAATGGCTTTGGTGGCGTTTTTACCACCATGCTGACGGTTAACTTCGCGTTTTCTGGGACTGAACTAATCGGCATCACGGCTGGTGAAACGAAAGATCCAGCGCATACGATTCCCACCGCGATTCGAACGACACTTTGGCGACTAATCATTTTCTTCGTGGGGAGTATGTTTGTGATGGCGGCCTTAATTCCCTATCAACAAGCTGGGGTGACCCAAAGTCCGTTCGTCCTTGTTTTCAAAGAAATGGGCATTCCTTATGCCGCTGACATCATGAACTTTGTCGTCTTGACCGCCATCATGTCTGCCGCCAATTCTGGACTCTACGCTTCAACACGGATGTTATGGTCGCTGGCAAATGAAGGCACGATTCCCAAGATTTTCAAACGAACCACTAAACGAGAAGTTCCGTTAGTTGCCCTCATTACCAGTATGCTCGGCGGTATTTTGGCCTTATTATCCAGTGTTTACGCTGCCGGCTCGGTCTACTTGGTCTTGGTTTCTATTTCTGGGTTAGCCGTGGTCATCGTGTGGATGGCGATTGCCCTGTCAGAACTCAATTTCCGCAAAGCTTACCTTAAAAGTGGTAAAAAGCTCGCTGACCTAACTTACAAAACACCCGGTTATCCGGTTGTACCTTGGCTCGCTTTCATTTTGAGTGGTCTCTCTTGTCTACTGATCTGGTTTGATCCCAATCAACGTATTGCGCTCTATTATACCGTCCCATTCGTGTTAATTTGTTACCTTGGTTACTATGTAAGTCAAAAACTCAAATCACATAAAGAGGGCTAA
- a CDS encoding acetolactate synthase large subunit, which translates to METISKNTAELLVDCLENEGVKYVFGIPGEENIHLVDAINHSEKITFILTRHEQGASFMASVYGRLTGNPGVCVATLGPGAINLLLGVADAETNSTPLVAISAQGGLDRLHKESHQVIDLVSMFKPVTQYARMVLTTRAVPEMVRKAFSISKRDKPGATYLSIPQDVEVAPADPTSRPLPIAPISVTQPTASDIDRAVKLIAAAKHPIILAGDGVTWKHAEQYVQQLSELLNIPVATTFMSKGVLSDRHKNALGVVGFMRKDYENFAFEESDLIIAIGFSIQQFDPKKINPRGDKKIIHINMFRQDTDSHYDVTLNIIANIRPSLAALIQALQEQDIHFDHRKPLIREMIQKELATGAKSDAIPMLPQKIVNDTRAVLADDDIVLVDTGAVKMWMARLYQTYLPNTCLIDNGLSTMAWTLPGALGAKLAYPDRTVVAVMGDGSFMMNSQEIETAIREKLHLVIVIWEDASYGLIKWKMDMELQHHDEVDFNNPDFVKYAESFGAVGYRVEHAADFKQMLATAVAAKTGVHIITVPVDYRENLKLIKKLGNTTIRL; encoded by the coding sequence ATGGAAACTATTAGTAAGAATACTGCTGAGTTATTGGTTGACTGTTTAGAAAATGAAGGAGTGAAGTACGTTTTTGGTATTCCTGGCGAAGAAAATATTCATCTCGTCGATGCCATCAATCACTCTGAAAAAATTACTTTTATTCTCACGCGCCATGAACAAGGCGCCTCATTTATGGCTAGCGTTTATGGTCGACTCACGGGAAATCCTGGTGTCTGCGTGGCTACTCTGGGTCCGGGTGCCATTAACTTGTTATTAGGCGTTGCCGATGCTGAAACGAATTCCACCCCGCTCGTTGCCATCAGCGCTCAAGGTGGGTTGGATCGACTCCACAAGGAATCCCATCAAGTCATTGACCTCGTTTCCATGTTCAAGCCGGTGACCCAATACGCACGGATGGTCCTCACCACTCGTGCAGTGCCAGAAATGGTTCGTAAAGCTTTCTCCATTTCAAAACGTGACAAACCTGGGGCCACGTACCTATCGATCCCGCAAGATGTCGAAGTAGCACCTGCTGATCCGACTAGTCGACCGCTGCCGATTGCGCCAATTTCGGTTACCCAACCAACGGCTAGTGATATCGACCGGGCTGTCAAACTCATCGCGGCGGCCAAGCACCCCATCATTTTGGCGGGTGATGGCGTCACTTGGAAGCACGCTGAACAATATGTCCAACAACTTAGCGAGCTATTAAATATTCCGGTTGCCACGACTTTCATGAGTAAGGGCGTCCTCTCTGATCGCCATAAGAATGCCTTAGGCGTCGTCGGTTTTATGCGTAAAGATTACGAGAACTTTGCCTTCGAAGAATCCGATTTGATTATCGCAATTGGTTTTTCCATCCAGCAGTTTGATCCCAAAAAGATCAATCCGCGGGGCGATAAAAAAATCATTCATATCAATATGTTTCGTCAGGACACGGATAGTCACTACGATGTGACGTTGAATATCATCGCCAATATCCGCCCAAGCTTGGCTGCCTTAATTCAAGCCTTACAGGAACAAGATATTCATTTTGATCATCGTAAACCACTGATTCGTGAAATGATTCAAAAAGAATTGGCCACCGGTGCTAAGAGTGACGCGATTCCAATGCTGCCACAAAAAATAGTCAATGATACGCGTGCCGTTTTAGCAGACGATGACATCGTCTTGGTTGATACGGGAGCAGTGAAGATGTGGATGGCGCGACTTTATCAGACCTACCTGCCAAATACTTGTTTGATTGATAACGGTCTCTCCACAATGGCTTGGACGTTACCTGGCGCACTCGGTGCCAAATTGGCTTATCCTGACCGAACCGTGGTCGCAGTTATGGGTGACGGCAGTTTCATGATGAATTCACAAGAGATCGAAACCGCCATCCGTGAAAAGCTACATTTGGTCATCGTCATTTGGGAGGATGCTTCGTACGGCCTCATCAAATGGAAGATGGATATGGAATTGCAGCACCACGATGAAGTCGATTTTAATAATCCCGACTTTGTCAAATACGCCGAAAGTTTCGGTGCAGTGGGTTATCGTGTTGAACACGCCGCCGACTTTAAACAGATGTTGGCGACGGCGGTCGCTGCCAAGACTGGTGTGCATATCATCACGGTTCCGGTTGATTATCGTGAAAATTTGAAACTCATCAAAAAGCTGGGTAATACCACGATTCGCCTTTAG
- a CDS encoding alpha/beta hydrolase, protein MKKRFKILGISLAVLVLGLLVAIGLVQTKTYAPSATAAKIARQATKTTHDYTYFKGDPAKTAIVFYPGALVDPASYSIWAAQLAEQGHSVYVMHFPLDLAVLAGNRAEMVPKAARQNYVIGGHSLGGVMASRYAAKHQTTGLKGVYYLASYPDKKGSLQSSSLRVLSITASRDGVLNWQHYRENRRYLPKKTQYLTIRGGNHGGFGSYGHQKGDHQATITRASQQRQISTALINWLK, encoded by the coding sequence ATGAAAAAACGATTTAAGATTTTAGGCATCAGTCTTGCGGTGCTAGTGTTGGGATTGCTAGTAGCGATTGGCCTGGTGCAAACAAAAACGTATGCGCCGTCAGCAACGGCCGCTAAAATTGCCCGCCAAGCGACTAAGACGACGCACGATTACACTTACTTTAAAGGCGATCCGGCTAAAACAGCGATCGTCTTTTACCCTGGGGCGTTAGTTGATCCGGCCAGCTACAGTATTTGGGCGGCACAATTAGCGGAACAGGGGCATTCAGTCTATGTCATGCATTTTCCTTTGGATTTGGCTGTCCTAGCTGGAAACCGTGCTGAGATGGTCCCCAAAGCCGCGCGTCAGAATTACGTCATTGGTGGTCATTCACTTGGAGGTGTGATGGCGAGTCGTTATGCGGCAAAACATCAAACTACTGGGTTGAAAGGTGTTTATTATTTGGCGAGCTATCCGGATAAAAAGGGCAGTTTGCAATCAAGTTCATTGCGGGTCCTCTCAATCACGGCGTCGCGTGATGGTGTCTTAAATTGGCAACATTATCGTGAGAATCGGCGTTACTTACCGAAAAAGACACAGTATCTAACGATTAGAGGCGGCAATCATGGTGGTTTCGGGAGTTATGGGCATCAAAAAGGTGACCACCAAGCCACCATCACCCGTGCCAGTCAGCAACGACAAATTAGTACGGCTTTAATTAATTGGTTGAAATAA